GCCCTGTCGAGCGCAGCGAACAGGGCCTTTTCCTCCGCGCCTTCGGCAAATTTCACATCCGCGCCGAAGGAATATTCCACGCCGTCCTTCTCTTCGGCCTGCGTGAGGATGTTATTGGCGCGTTTGAAACCCTGGATCAGGTTCTCGCCATCATCGGTGGCCAGCACGTCCTGCAGCGCGCGCGCGCGCGCCACCAGCAGTGCCAGATCATCGTTGCCGTCCATGGCGAGGCAGGCGTCGATCACATCGTGGCGGATGCCCTGATCGCGCAGGTAGACTTTCAGGCGGTCGTGGAAGAAAGCGAGCAGATCGGCGGCATCTGCCCCCGGATAGCCCTTGGCAAAGACCTCCGCCAAAGGCGCGCGCACGCCGTTTTCCAGCACCAGACGGATCACCCCCAGCGCGGCGCGGCGCAGGGCGAAGGGATCCTTGGAGCCCGTCGGCTTTTCATCGATGGCCCAGAAGCCGGTGAGCGTGTCGAGCTTGTCGGCCAGCGCCACAGCCACGGAAACGGCTTCCGTCGGCACGTCATCGGACGGCCCCAGCGGCGAATAGTGTTGCTCGCAGGCATTGGCGACTTCCTGCGGCAGGCCGGCGTTCTCGGCGTAGTAACGGCCCATCAGCCCCTGCAGTTCGGGGAATTCATAGACCATCTCGCTGGAGAGATCGGCCTTGGCCACGCGCGCCGCCTGCTCGGCCAGATCGGCATCGGCCCCAACGAGGGGCGCGATCTCGCGCGCGAGTGCTGCGATACGGGAAATCCGCTCGCCCTGCGTGCCCAGCTTGTTGTGGAAGGTCACGTTATCAAGCGCTTGCACCCATTGGCTCATGTCGCTCCGGGCGATGCGCAGATCGTTTTCCCAGAAGAATTTCGCATCCGACAGGCGGGCAAACAGCACTTTCTGGTTCCCGGCCAGAATGGTTTTGCCCTGATCCTTCGTCTCGCGGTTGGCCACGGTGATGAATTTCTCGATCCGCCCCGTCTTCGGGTTCTTCACCGAGAAGAACTTCTGGTGCTCCTTCATCGAGGTTTGCAGCACTTCGGGCGGCAGGCTCAGGAAATCCTCGGCGATGTCGCCCATCAGAACGACAGGCCATTCAACGAGCCCGGCCACCTCGGTGAGCAGGCCCTTGTCGTCCACCACTTCAAGCCCTTGGGCGAAGGCCATGTTGGTGGCGTCGGCCCAGATGTGCTCTGCGCGTTCAGTTGCGTCCAGCACAACATGGGCGCGCTTGAGCTTGGTGGTGTAATCCTCGAACGAGGTGACAGAAAATACCCCCGGTGCCATGAAGCGATGGCCCTCGGTGGTGGCCCCGGCGGTGATGCCGTCGAGCTCGAAGGGCACAACGCGGGAGCCCTCTTCATCCGACAGGATGCAGAGGATCGAATGCAGCGGGCGCACCCAGCGCAAAGCGCCTGCGCCCCAGCGCATGGATTTTGGCCATGGGAAGTTGCGGATCACGCCTTCCAGCACCTCGGCGATGATCACCTCTGCCGCGCGGCCCGGCTTTTCGATGGAAGCAAAATAGACCTGCCCCTTTTTGTCGTCGCGGATCTCAAGCTGTTCCATGGTGAGCCCGCTTGAGCGCAGGAAGCCCTCAATCGCCTTCTCCGGCGCGCCCACTTTTGGCCCCTTGCGCTCTTCGCGCACGGCAGGGCTTTCAGACAGCAGCCCTTCCACCGAAAGCGCCAGACGGCGCGGGGTCGAGAAGGCACCTGCCGAGGCGTAGGTCAGGCCCGCGTCCACAAGCCCTTCCGTTACCAGCCGTTTCAAATCGGCGGCGGCCTTGCCCTGCATGCGGGCCGGGATTTCCTCGGAGAAGAGTTCGATCAGAAGGTCGGGCATTGTCTGGTCCTAGAACATCAGGAAGAGCTGGATGACGACGGCATTCGCCAGATCCACGAAGAAGGCGCTTACCAGCGGAAGGATGATGAAGGCAACAGGGGACGGGCCGTAATTCTTGGTGACGGCCGTCATGTTGGCGATGGCGGTGGGGGTGGCGCCTAGCGCGAAGCCGCCAAAGCCCGCGGCCAGCACGGCGGCGCGGTAGTTGCTTCCCATCACCGGGAAGAGCACGAAAAGCACGAAGGCGAGCGCCGCGACGGTCTGGAGGGTGAGCACGATGGCCAGCGTGCTGCCCATGCCCGCCAGCTGCCAGAGTTGTAGGCTCATCAGCGACATGGCCAGAAACAGCCCCAGCGTGAAATCGGAGATCAGCGCCAGTTCCGGCGTGCGGCTCACCTCTGGCGCGCGCGGCAATAGGACCGGGCGCAGGTTGCCAATCACGATGCCCATGATCAGGCAGGGCACGAAGACAGGCAGTTTCAGCCCCGTCGTGGCGATGGCTTCATAGAGCATGTAGCCCAGCAGGATCGAGATATTGAGCGTCAGCAGCACGCGCATCAGCCCGACGTTGGTGATCGTCGGGCGGTCGGCGTCCTCAAATGATGCGCCAACGCTGCCCTCTTCTTCCGGGTGGTCGGGCGTGAGGCTTTTACCTTCGATCAGGATCTTGGCAATCGGGCCGCCGATCAGCGCGGCCACGATCAGGCCAAGCGTGGCCATGGCGATGCCGATTTCCTCCAGCCCCGGCTGGCCTGTGCGCGCCGCGATCTCCGGCGCCCAGGCGATGGCCGTGCCATGGCCGCCGATCAGCGCGGCGGAGCCCAAGAGCACCGACATCTGCGACGGCAGGCCGAAGAGGAAAGTGGAAACGAGGCCAATGATGTTTTGCAGGAAGAGGAAGGCCACGGTGAGCAGCAGCAGCAGGAACAGCGGCTTGCCGCCCCGGATCAGATCCGCCATCCGCGCGTTCAGCCCGATGCCGGTGAAGAACATCACCAGAAGGAAATCCCGGCTCGCCATCTCGAAGCTGATCTCGATCCCGGCGAAACGGTAAAGGGCGAAGGTGAGCAGCGCCGCCGCGAGACCGCCGGAGACGGGCTCGGGGATGTTGAATTCCCGCAGCGGCTTCCAGGCCCGCGTGAGTTGCACGCCAAGCAGATAGACGAAGATCCCGAAGGAGACAGCCACGAATTCAGGCACGACGATGGCTTGCGGCTCCATGCGCTCAATCCCTGTATTTTTCGTTCAGCTGATGCCAGGCGAAGGCGCGGCCATCTTCATAGACGGCGACCACGCGGTCCACCCCGTCGGCGATTTCGCGTTGGGACAGGAAAGCCTGCGCTGCGCCGCTTCCCAGATCCGCGCCGATGCGTTTTGCGTCAAAACAGTCAAACCACCCCGGCGCGTTGAGGGGCTCGGCCCCCTCGTAGGGCAGGAAGGTTTCGGCGAGTGTGGCTGGCGGCGTCGGTGTGGTGAAACAGCCCCGGTAGCGCAGCGGCGAGGAGGTGCCGTCGATGCCGGTAAAGCCCGCGACCTCCATGGCTTCCGGCATTTCGGTGGCGGCGGCGACGAGCGTCACGTCCTTGCCGGCCTCAGGCCCAAGGCGCTCATAGAAGGCGTAGACCTGCAGGTAGTACATCGCCCCCCCTGCGATCAGACCGGTGGCCACGATGGCTCCTGCTGCGATTTTTCCCTTCATGCGCGCCCCTTTGCCCGATTGCAGCTTGCCTCTTGGCTTTGCCCTTACCACTCTGGCGGCGAAAGCACCACCGATGGGCAAGACAGGGCACAAGATGAGCGAAACTTTCTTCATTTCCATGTTTGGCGCCTTGTTTGCCGTGATGAACCCTTTCGTCAACCTGCCGATCTTCCTCGGCCTCACCGAGGGCGAGAGCGTCGCCGCCCAGCGCCGGGCCGCCGTGCAGATCGCGCTTTACACCGCGATCATGTGCGCTGTGGTGGCGGTGGCGGGGGCGGCGATCCTGAAGTTCTTCGGGATCTCGGTGGACGCTTTCCGGCTCGCGGGCGGGCTCGTGCTGGGGCAGATCGGGCTGAACATGCTCAATGGTTCATCGAGCCACTCCCACCACGGCACGCTGAGCGAGCAGAAGGAGCAGGCGGAGGTGGAGAACATCGCCTTCTTTCCGATGACCTTCCCGATGCTCGTGGGGCCGGGCACGATCACCACGCTGATCCTGTTTTCCGACAAAGCGGATTCGCTGCAGAACGCCGTGGCCTATGCGCTGGTGGTGGCGGTGGTGATCGGGCTGCTGGCGGGCACCTTCTGGTTTGCCGGCAGCATCGGCAAGCATATGACGGTGACGATGCGGGTGATCATGAGCCGGATCATGGGGATGATCCTGATGGCGATTGCCGCCGGGATGATCACCGAAGGGCTGAAGGTTCTGCTGCCGGGGCTGGCCGGGGCGGCGTGAGGAGGCCGGGGGCTCTGCCCCCGGACCCCCGGGATATTTTGGTCAGAAGATAAAGGCGGGCCTTAAGCGGCCTGACCGCCCGCTTCTGTTTGCACGAAAGCATCGGCGCATTGCTTTGCCAGGGCGCGGACGCGGCCGATGTAGGCCTGCCGTTCGGTGACGGAGATCACGCCGCGCGCATCGAGCAGGTTGAAGATATGGCTGGCCTTGATGCATTGGTCATAGGCGGGGTGCGCCATGATGATGCGCTTGCCGGTTTTGGGATCCACATGCTCCTGTGCGAGGATCGCCTCGCATTCGGCCTCGGCTTCCTCGAAATGCTTGAGAAGCACTTCGGTGTTGGCGACATCGAAGTTGAAGCGGGAGTATTCCTGTTCGGTTTGCTTGAACACATCGCCATAGGTGAGCGCGATCGGGGCATCGGGATCGTTGAACGGCATGTCCATCACGTGATCCACGCCCAGCACATACATGGCGAGGCGTTCGAGCCCGTAGGTCAGCTCGCCGGAGACCGGTTTGCAATCATGGCCGCCGACCTGCTGGAAATAGGTGAACTGGCTCACCTCCATCCCGTCGCACCAGACCTCCCAGCCCAGCCCCCAGGCGCCGAGCGTGGGGCTTTCCCAATCGTCCTCGACGAAGCGGATGTCGTGCATCTCCATGTCGATGCCGATGGCGGTGAGCGAGCCGAGATAGAGCGCCTGCAGATCGGGCGGGCTCGGTTTGATCAGCACCTGATACTGGTAGTAGTGCTGCAGGCGGTTCGGGTTTTCACCGTAGCGCCCGTCGGTGGGGCGGCGGGAGGGCTGCACATAGGCGGCTGCCCAGGCGTTGCTGCCCAGAGCGCGCAGCGTGGTGGCCGGGTGGAACGTGCCCGCGCCGACTTCCATGTCGTAGGGTTGCAGCACGGCGCAGCCCTTGCTGGCCCAGTAGTTCTGCAGCCGCAGGATGATCTCCTGAAAGCTGCGCGGCGCGGATTGCTCAGACATGCCGTCCCTCATCGAAAAAACGCTCTCTCCTTAGGGCCTCGCCTTGGGCGCGTCAACTCGGCCCCTCAGGCAGATTGGCGGCCAGCCAGGCTTTGGCGGCGACGCAGGTGTCGGCGACGCCCGGCGACAGCGGCAGCGCGCCTTCGGCAATATCTGCGAGCGGCACCCAGCGGGCATCGAGCGCGTCATCGGCGGCCACGGGCGTAGACGGCGCTCCTTTGCAGATCACGCCCGCCAGATAGAAGTGAAACCCCGGCGAGATGGCGTCGGCATGGCCCAGCACATGCACCCCGCGTGCGGTGAGGCCGGTTTCCTCCTGCAACTCGCGCTCGGCGGCCTGAAGCACGGTTTCGCCGTATTCCACGCGACCTCCGGGAAAGCCCCAGAGGCCTGCGTCCGGCGGGTTGCGGCGCTGCACCAGAAGCGCGTGGCTTTCGGTGAGCAGGATCGCCAGCACGGCAAGTTCAGGGCGTTTGGCCATCAACCCCCTCCTGAAGCAGCGCGGCTCCGATCTTCTGCACTTCGGTGACGAGCAGCTCCAGATCGCTGTCGCGGGTGCGGTGGTTGGTGATGTTGACGCGCAGGGCGAGGCGACCGTTGATCTTTGTGGTGGAGAGCACGGCGAGGCCGCTCTCCTGCAGGCGCAGGGCGACTTCTGCGTTCAGCGCATCGTAGTGGGCCACGGGGCCACCGGTGAAGCGGAAGCAGAGGATGTTCAGCGCCACCGGGCAGAGGGCTTCCAGATCCGGCGCGGCTTGCACCAGCGCCTCTAGCAGGCGGGCCTGTCGGCAGTTCTCGGCGATCACCGCGCCCAGCGCATCGGTGCCATGTTCGATCAGATGGGCATAGACCTTCAGCGCGCGGTAGCTGCGGGAGAGCTCGGGGCCGTAGTCCACCGGCCAGACGTCGCCCGCAGCCAGCCCGCGCGTGGCCGGGGCGAGGTAGTCGGGGCGCTCGGAGAAAGCCGCGAGATGGGTGGATGGATCACGGATCAGCACGCAGCCCGCGTCATAGGTGACCTGCAGCCATTTGTGGAAATCGAAGGCAAGGGAATCGGCCTTTTCCATGCCCGTAAGCAGCGGCGCAAGTGCGGGGCTGAGGCGGGCTGTGGCCCCGAAAGCGCCATCCACGTGGAACCAGAGCCCCTCCTGCGCGGCGATGCCAGCCAGGTCGGAGAGCGGATCGATGGCACCGGTGTTCACCGCGCCTGCGGTGCCGACGACGAGAAAGGGCGCAAACCCGGCGGCGCGGTCTGCGGCAATGGCATCCGTGAGCGCAGCCGGTTTCATGCGAAACTGCGCATCAACAGGGATGCGGCGCAAGGCATCGCTGCCGAGGCCGAGCATGTCGAAGGCGCGGGCCACGCAGGAATGGGCCTGCTCGGAGCAATAGCCCACAAGCCGCACCGCGCCCACACCCTCGCGGCGCACCTGCGCGCCAAGCGCCTGATCGCGCGCGCATTTGAGGGCGATGATCGTGGCCATCGACGTACCGGAGACGATCAGCCCGCTGGCGCTTTCGGGCAGGCCCATGGACTGCGCGCACCAGCGCACCACGGCGCGCTCCACGTAGATGCCGCCATGATCGCGCCCGCCGAGATTGGCGTTGATCGCAGCGGCCGCCATTTCGGGCAGGATATTGCCGGGGCTGCCGGCGCCATGGACCCAGCCCCAGAAGCGCGGATGGGTGTTGCCGACGCCGTAGGGCATCAGCGCCTGCAGGTGATCGACTACCGCCGCCGCCCCCTGCCCCTCGTGCGGCAGGGGGCCTTGCAGGGCGGCTTTCCGATCATCAGGCATGGGTGTCCAGACGGGGCCATCCCCGGCGGCCTCCATCTTGTCGAGCGCGGCGTCGAGCATGCGGTGCGCCTGCGCGCGGAAGCCCTGCCAGTCTTTCGGATCGAGCCTGCCCTCTGCCATTCCTGCCCTGCTCCCTTTGCCGTTGCGGCATCGTTACGGTGCAACACTCCTGCGGTCAATCGAGGCCGCCCCCATTGCAGGCGTGCATTGGAAGCGGCGCTTGGTTAGGCTCATTTTTGCGAACACATCCCCTCCCGGCCGATTTGAAAAAGATTTCTGATGAAGACAACGCTTTCCGCCGCTGCAATGCTCCTTGCCACCTGCCTGCCGATGAGCGCGCTGGCGCAATCCACCTTCTGGCTGCAGGTCGAGGCCCAGCCCTCCTTGCGCGAAGGGCAGGAGCGCGCCCGCGCCTATGCCGGGGCTTTTGACAATGTGAACGGGTTCTCGCTCGGCTCCGGTTGGTATGCGATCACGATGGGGCCGTTTTCCCGCGAGGATGCCGAAAAACTGCGCCGCGAACTGCGGTTCGAGAACCTGATCCCGCGCGATGCCTATATCGTGGACGGCAGCCGCTATCGCCAGCAGTTCTGGCCCATCGGCGCCAACAGCCGCAGCGCCGCCGCCGTGCCGCTGGAGCCGCAGGCAGGCGAAGGCAACACGATCGTTCTGAATGTGCCGCAGGCCGAGCCGGAAGCCGAAGAGACAGCCCCCGTCATCGCCGTGATCCCGGATGAGACGCCCACTGAGGCGCGCCGCTCCGAAGCGCGCCTGTCGCGCGAGGAAAAGCGCGAGTTGCAGACCGCGCTGCAGTGGGAAGGCCATTATACCGCCGCCATCGACGGCTCTTTCGGGGCCGGCACCCGTCGGGCAATGGAAGCCTACCAGAGCGCCGAGGGGCTGGAGGTGACCGGCATCCTGACCACGGCGCAGCGGGCCACTCTGGTGGAGACATACAAGTCGCAACTGGCCGAACTGGGCCTGACCCGCGTGATCGACGACACCGCGCTGATCGAGATCGATCTGCCGCTGGGCCTCGTAGCGCTGGATCGCTACCAGGCCCCCTTCGCCCATTACACCGCCACCGATGGCGAAAGCCCGATCACCGCGCTCCTGATCTCGGAACCCGGCACGCCGGAAACGCTCGCAGGCCTGTTTGACGTGATGCAAACGCTGGACATCGTGCCGCTCTCTGGCGAACGGAAACTGTCGCGCAATGCCTTCACCATCGAGGGCGAAGGGGCGGAGATTCGCTCCTACACCCATGTGCGTCACGAGGACGGGCTGTTGAAGGGCTTCACCCTGGTTTGGCCCACGGGCGATGACAAACGCTACGCGCGCGTGGTGGAGGCGATGAAATCCAGCTTCACCCCCTTCGGCAACCGCGCCATGCCGCAAAGCCTTGGACTTTCGCGCGAGGATCAGCAGGTGGATCTGCTGGCCGGGCTGGAAATCCGCAAGCCCAGCCGCGCGCGCTCGGGTTTCTACATCGATGCCGAGGGCACGGTGCTGACCACAGCCGAGGCCGTGGCCGCCTGTGAACAAGTGACGCTGGATGAAAGCCTGCTCGCTTCAGTGAGCTTCACCGACGAGGTGCTCGGCATTGCCGTCTTGAAGCCCGAAGAGCGGCTCGCGCCCATCGCCTATGCTGATTTCAGCGCCCTGCCCCCGCGCCTACGCTCCGAAGTGGCCGTGGCGGGCTATTCCTACGAAGGCCTGCTGGGCGCGCCCACGCTGACCTTCGGCACGCTGGACGATCTGAAAGGGCTTCAGGGCGAGGCGAGCCAGCAGCGGCTGGCCTTGGCCGCCCTGCCAGGCGACATCGGCGGCCCGGTGTTTGATGCCGGCGGGGCCGTTGTCGGCATCCTGCTGCCCCAGCCCGAGGCCGGCGGACGGCAATTGCCTGAAGGCGTCGCTTTCTCGGCCAGCGCCAGTGCAATCTCCGAAGCGCTGACCGCCAAGGGCTTGCGCCCGCGCACGGCCTCCGGCGTGGAAGGGCAGATGCACCCTGAGGATCTCTCGGGGCTGGCAGCCGACATGACGGTGCTTGTGTCCTGCTGGAACTGATGTCGGGCGTTCTGGCGGGTCAGACCCGCCAGAAATTCACCGTGAAGAGCGCATAGACGACCATGATCTCCAGCCGCCCGATCAACATGGCGGCGCAGAGCAACCATTTGGCGGTGGGGTTGAGGGCTGCGAAATTGCCTGCGGGCCCGATCTCCCCGCCAAGGCCGGGGCCGACATTGGCCAACGCCGTTGCCGCGCCAGAGACCGAGGTGATGAAGGACAGCCCCGTCATCCCCAGCAGCACCGAGAAGATGCCCATCGACACGAAGAACAGCATGAAGAAGGCGATCACCGAGCCCAGCACGTCTTCGGGGACGCTCTTGCCGCCGTAGCGGGGCGTGAAGATGCCGTTGGGCGAGTGGATGCGCTGGATCTGCGTCTTGATGGCGGAAAATAGGATCTGGTAGCGGAAGACCTTCACCGAACAGGCCGTGGAGCCCGCGCAGCCGCCGATCAACCCGATGAAGAAGAACAGCACCACCGGGAAGGTGCCCCAGAGCATGTAGTTGTCGGACGCGTAGCCGGTGCCCGTCATGATCGAAACAACGTTGAACAGAACCTTGCGCAGGGTTTCCTCACCCGGATCCTCCGCATGGCCCCAGCGCCAGAGCGCGACGACACAGCAGAGCACCAAGGCGATGGCAAAGAAGCCGCGGATCTGGGGATCCTGCCAGAAGGGCTGGGCCGTGCCCGCCAGCATCTGCACGTAGCGCACGAAGGGCAGCGCGGCGAGCACCATGAAAAGCGTGGCGGTGTATTCCACGCCCGGCCCGAAGGCCCCGAAGGAGGCGTCGTAATTGGCAAAACCGCCGGTGGCGATCGTGGTCATCGCGTGGGTCACCGCATCAAAGGGCCCCATGCCGAAACCAAGGTAGGTGAGCGCGCAGATCCCGGTGAGCCCGAGGTAGACAACCGAGATCGAGGTGGCGATCTGGGTCGCGCGGGGCAGGATTTTCCCATCGGTGTCAAAGCCTTCCGACCGGAAGAGCTGCATGCCCCCGATCCGCAGCTCGGGCAGGAACACCATGGCCACCACGATCACCCCGATGCCGCCGAACCATTGCAGCAGCGCGCGCCAGAACAGAAGCCCCTGCGGCAGCAGTTCAAGGCCTGAGAACACCGTGGAGCCCGTGGTTGTCAACCCCGACATTGCCTCGAAGAAAGCGTCCACCGGCGCGGCGCTGGTTTCACCCAGAATGAAGGGAATCGCTCCGAAAATCGGGAGCGCCAGCCAGACACCGGTGGTGAGAAGGAAGGTCTGCTGAAGGG
The sequence above is drawn from the Pseudoruegeria sp. SHC-113 genome and encodes:
- the glyS gene encoding glycine--tRNA ligase subunit beta yields the protein MPDLLIELFSEEIPARMQGKAAADLKRLVTEGLVDAGLTYASAGAFSTPRRLALSVEGLLSESPAVREERKGPKVGAPEKAIEGFLRSSGLTMEQLEIRDDKKGQVYFASIEKPGRAAEVIIAEVLEGVIRNFPWPKSMRWGAGALRWVRPLHSILCILSDEEGSRVVPFELDGITAGATTEGHRFMAPGVFSVTSFEDYTTKLKRAHVVLDATERAEHIWADATNMAFAQGLEVVDDKGLLTEVAGLVEWPVVLMGDIAEDFLSLPPEVLQTSMKEHQKFFSVKNPKTGRIEKFITVANRETKDQGKTILAGNQKVLFARLSDAKFFWENDLRIARSDMSQWVQALDNVTFHNKLGTQGERISRIAALAREIAPLVGADADLAEQAARVAKADLSSEMVYEFPELQGLMGRYYAENAGLPQEVANACEQHYSPLGPSDDVPTEAVSVAVALADKLDTLTGFWAIDEKPTGSKDPFALRRAALGVIRLVLENGVRAPLAEVFAKGYPGADAADLLAFFHDRLKVYLRDQGIRHDVIDACLAMDGNDDLALLVARARALQDVLATDDGENLIQGFKRANNILTQAEEKDGVEYSFGADVKFAEGAEEKALFAALDRAEGAISPAIEAEDFAAAMAAMAALREPIDAYFEAVQVNAESEIIRRNRLNLLHRIRATCGQVADLTRIDG
- the gltS gene encoding sodium/glutamate symporter, giving the protein MEPQAIVVPEFVAVSFGIFVYLLGVQLTRAWKPLREFNIPEPVSGGLAAALLTFALYRFAGIEISFEMASRDFLLVMFFTGIGLNARMADLIRGGKPLFLLLLLTVAFLFLQNIIGLVSTFLFGLPSQMSVLLGSAALIGGHGTAIAWAPEIAARTGQPGLEEIGIAMATLGLIVAALIGGPIAKILIEGKSLTPDHPEEEGSVGASFEDADRPTITNVGLMRVLLTLNISILLGYMLYEAIATTGLKLPVFVPCLIMGIVIGNLRPVLLPRAPEVSRTPELALISDFTLGLFLAMSLMSLQLWQLAGMGSTLAIVLTLQTVAALAFVLFVLFPVMGSNYRAAVLAAGFGGFALGATPTAIANMTAVTKNYGPSPVAFIILPLVSAFFVDLANAVVIQLFLMF
- a CDS encoding DUF6446 family protein, with amino-acid sequence MKGKIAAGAIVATGLIAGGAMYYLQVYAFYERLGPEAGKDVTLVAAATEMPEAMEVAGFTGIDGTSSPLRYRGCFTTPTPPATLAETFLPYEGAEPLNAPGWFDCFDAKRIGADLGSGAAQAFLSQREIADGVDRVVAVYEDGRAFAWHQLNEKYRD
- a CDS encoding MarC family protein translates to MSETFFISMFGALFAVMNPFVNLPIFLGLTEGESVAAQRRAAVQIALYTAIMCAVVAVAGAAILKFFGISVDAFRLAGGLVLGQIGLNMLNGSSSHSHHGTLSEQKEQAEVENIAFFPMTFPMLVGPGTITTLILFSDKADSLQNAVAYALVVAVVIGLLAGTFWFAGSIGKHMTVTMRVIMSRIMGMILMAIAAGMITEGLKVLLPGLAGAA
- a CDS encoding glycine--tRNA ligase subunit alpha — encoded protein: MSEQSAPRSFQEIILRLQNYWASKGCAVLQPYDMEVGAGTFHPATTLRALGSNAWAAAYVQPSRRPTDGRYGENPNRLQHYYQYQVLIKPSPPDLQALYLGSLTAIGIDMEMHDIRFVEDDWESPTLGAWGLGWEVWCDGMEVSQFTYFQQVGGHDCKPVSGELTYGLERLAMYVLGVDHVMDMPFNDPDAPIALTYGDVFKQTEQEYSRFNFDVANTEVLLKHFEEAEAECEAILAQEHVDPKTGKRIIMAHPAYDQCIKASHIFNLLDARGVISVTERQAYIGRVRALAKQCADAFVQTEAGGQAA
- a CDS encoding NUDIX hydrolase; this encodes MAKRPELAVLAILLTESHALLVQRRNPPDAGLWGFPGGRVEYGETVLQAAERELQEETGLTARGVHVLGHADAISPGFHFYLAGVICKGAPSTPVAADDALDARWVPLADIAEGALPLSPGVADTCVAAKAWLAANLPEGPS
- a CDS encoding pyridoxal phosphate-dependent decarboxylase family protein, which gives rise to MAEGRLDPKDWQGFRAQAHRMLDAALDKMEAAGDGPVWTPMPDDRKAALQGPLPHEGQGAAAVVDHLQALMPYGVGNTHPRFWGWVHGAGSPGNILPEMAAAAINANLGGRDHGGIYVERAVVRWCAQSMGLPESASGLIVSGTSMATIIALKCARDQALGAQVRREGVGAVRLVGYCSEQAHSCVARAFDMLGLGSDALRRIPVDAQFRMKPAALTDAIAADRAAGFAPFLVVGTAGAVNTGAIDPLSDLAGIAAQEGLWFHVDGAFGATARLSPALAPLLTGMEKADSLAFDFHKWLQVTYDAGCVLIRDPSTHLAAFSERPDYLAPATRGLAAGDVWPVDYGPELSRSYRALKVYAHLIEHGTDALGAVIAENCRQARLLEALVQAAPDLEALCPVALNILCFRFTGGPVAHYDALNAEVALRLQESGLAVLSTTKINGRLALRVNITNHRTRDSDLELLVTEVQKIGAALLQEGVDGQTP
- a CDS encoding trypsin-like peptidase domain-containing protein — protein: MKTTLSAAAMLLATCLPMSALAQSTFWLQVEAQPSLREGQERARAYAGAFDNVNGFSLGSGWYAITMGPFSREDAEKLRRELRFENLIPRDAYIVDGSRYRQQFWPIGANSRSAAAVPLEPQAGEGNTIVLNVPQAEPEAEETAPVIAVIPDETPTEARRSEARLSREEKRELQTALQWEGHYTAAIDGSFGAGTRRAMEAYQSAEGLEVTGILTTAQRATLVETYKSQLAELGLTRVIDDTALIEIDLPLGLVALDRYQAPFAHYTATDGESPITALLISEPGTPETLAGLFDVMQTLDIVPLSGERKLSRNAFTIEGEGAEIRSYTHVRHEDGLLKGFTLVWPTGDDKRYARVVEAMKSSFTPFGNRAMPQSLGLSREDQQVDLLAGLEIRKPSRARSGFYIDAEGTVLTTAEAVAACEQVTLDESLLASVSFTDEVLGIAVLKPEERLAPIAYADFSALPPRLRSEVAVAGYSYEGLLGAPTLTFGTLDDLKGLQGEASQQRLALAALPGDIGGPVFDAGGAVVGILLPQPEAGGRQLPEGVAFSASASAISEALTAKGLRPRTASGVEGQMHPEDLSGLAADMTVLVSCWN
- a CDS encoding TrkH family potassium uptake protein, producing the protein MFDLRPVGYVIGLLVTVLGVAMLLPMAIDYINGNGHWPVFLESALITCACGGLVSLACANGLGDKFSLQQTFLLTTGVWLALPIFGAIPFILGETSAAPVDAFFEAMSGLTTTGSTVFSGLELLPQGLLFWRALLQWFGGIGVIVVAMVFLPELRIGGMQLFRSEGFDTDGKILPRATQIATSISVVYLGLTGICALTYLGFGMGPFDAVTHAMTTIATGGFANYDASFGAFGPGVEYTATLFMVLAALPFVRYVQMLAGTAQPFWQDPQIRGFFAIALVLCCVVALWRWGHAEDPGEETLRKVLFNVVSIMTGTGYASDNYMLWGTFPVVLFFFIGLIGGCAGSTACSVKVFRYQILFSAIKTQIQRIHSPNGIFTPRYGGKSVPEDVLGSVIAFFMLFFVSMGIFSVLLGMTGLSFITSVSGAATALANVGPGLGGEIGPAGNFAALNPTAKWLLCAAMLIGRLEIMVVYALFTVNFWRV